One genomic segment of Mycolicibacterium gilvum includes these proteins:
- the aroQ gene encoding type II 3-dehydroquinate dehydratase, with amino-acid sequence MTERRLLLLNGPNLNLLGTRQPEVYGSTTLAEIEAKVAEVAKDAGLQVRAVQSNHEGVLVDAIHAARTECVGIIINPAAYSHTSVAIADALRSVGLPVAEVHLSNIHAREEFRHHSYVSAVADMVVAGAGPLGYEMAVQFLADRLGP; translated from the coding sequence GTGACCGAACGCCGCCTGCTCCTCCTCAACGGGCCGAACCTGAACCTGCTGGGCACCCGGCAGCCCGAGGTGTACGGCTCGACGACCCTTGCCGAGATCGAAGCGAAGGTCGCCGAGGTGGCCAAGGACGCCGGTCTGCAGGTCCGTGCGGTCCAGAGCAATCACGAAGGTGTCCTCGTGGACGCGATCCACGCCGCCCGCACCGAATGCGTGGGCATCATCATCAACCCGGCCGCCTACAGCCACACCTCGGTGGCGATCGCCGACGCGCTGCGCTCGGTGGGCCTGCCCGTGGCCGAGGTGCACCTGAGCAACATCCACGCCAGGGAGGAGTTCCGCCACCACTCCTACGTGTCGGCGGTCGCGGACATGGTGGTCGCCGGCGCCGGACCCCTCGGCTACGAGATGGCCGTGCAGTTCCTGGCTGACAGGCTCGGGCCGTGA
- a CDS encoding isochorismate synthase: protein MTREPTFVFAGPDGVVVGEGVHTAFPHIADARAALASHSSPIVVGALPFDLSRPAALMRPQSVRFTDVMPEGPGRELASTEITETSPDADEHRRRIGVALARLRDPADPLDKVVLARALLLTAQGRLDARTVLDRLASADAQATKYLVDLSAAGEGYSGTALVGASPELLVARHGRQVLCRPFAGSAPRRPDPEDDAASGAALVESDKNRHEHQLVVDALRAALEPLCTDLQIAPRPQLTRTAAVWHLYTPITATLRERSTTALDLAVALHPTPAVGGSPTDRAVALIDELEGDRGFYAGAVGWCDQRGDGRWVVSIRCAQLSADRHTALAHSGGGIVAESDPGAELDETTTKFRTILSALGVES from the coding sequence GTGACCCGCGAACCCACGTTCGTCTTCGCCGGCCCCGACGGTGTGGTCGTCGGCGAGGGCGTGCACACCGCCTTCCCGCACATCGCGGACGCCCGGGCCGCGCTGGCCTCGCACAGTTCACCGATTGTGGTGGGCGCGTTGCCTTTCGACCTCTCCCGTCCCGCGGCCCTGATGCGCCCCCAGTCGGTGCGGTTCACCGACGTGATGCCGGAGGGACCCGGGCGTGAGCTGGCGTCGACCGAGATCACCGAGACGTCCCCCGACGCCGATGAGCACCGCCGGCGTATCGGGGTGGCCCTGGCCCGGTTGCGCGATCCGGCCGACCCGCTGGACAAGGTCGTGCTCGCCCGCGCGCTGCTGCTGACCGCGCAGGGCCGCCTGGACGCCAGGACGGTGCTGGACCGTCTGGCGTCCGCGGACGCGCAGGCGACCAAGTACCTGGTGGATCTGTCCGCGGCCGGTGAGGGCTACTCGGGCACCGCCCTGGTCGGCGCCAGTCCGGAACTGCTGGTCGCCCGCCACGGCAGGCAGGTGCTGTGCCGCCCGTTCGCCGGCTCCGCCCCCCGCAGGCCCGACCCCGAGGACGACGCCGCCAGCGGTGCCGCCCTCGTCGAATCGGACAAGAACCGTCACGAACACCAGCTGGTGGTCGACGCGCTGCGCGCCGCGCTGGAGCCGTTGTGCACCGACCTGCAGATCGCGCCGCGGCCCCAGCTGACCAGGACCGCCGCGGTCTGGCATCTCTACACGCCGATCACCGCGACGCTGCGCGAAAGGTCCACGACCGCTTTGGATCTCGCCGTCGCACTGCACCCGACCCCGGCCGTCGGCGGGTCCCCCACCGACCGCGCGGTCGCGTTGATCGACGAACTGGAGGGCGATCGCGGGTTCTACGCCGGCGCGGTCGGGTGGTGCGATCAGCGCGGAGACGGCCGCTGGGTGGTGTCGATCCGGTGCGCGCAACTGTCCGCCGACCGCCACACCGCGCTGGCGCATTCCGGGGGCGGCATTGTCGCCGAATCCGATCCCGGAGCCGAACTCGACGAGACGACCACGAAGTTCCGCACCATCCTGTCAGCGCTGGGAGTCGAGTCATGA
- a CDS encoding Rv3212 family protein, translating into MVKPERRTRADLVAAAAIAGVIVLVAAVVWWTSDARATRSTPAAEPLPSLKPAVAVPDSLTQLWTARSGETTRPLVVGGAVVTGDGQAMQGREPATGDVVWSYARDLDLCGVTWVYNYAVAVYPDARGCGQVSTVDAKTGRRGPARTSYADRHVTLSGDGSTVLSQGETRLEMWRSDMVRMLSYGALDAPIKPGVPATPLCRFVSAGASSDSVSVLEACESQDLRLTLLRPSDEEDSPEAKYVQQTGVADGTGARVVAVSDTYTALYVPTPKPRLDLIDDTGATVDTTIVDGPPSPEATMSKAGDLVTWWTGDALMVFSGNDLRYKYTVAATGPDAPVGPATIMAGKLLVPVTTGYDVFDPETGTGEKHIPVQRPPVDGPVVPAVAGTTVLELRGDDLVALG; encoded by the coding sequence TTGGTCAAACCCGAACGCCGCACTCGGGCGGACCTGGTGGCGGCTGCTGCGATCGCCGGGGTCATCGTTCTGGTGGCAGCGGTCGTGTGGTGGACCAGTGATGCGCGGGCAACGCGCAGCACACCCGCCGCCGAGCCGCTCCCGAGCCTGAAACCGGCTGTCGCGGTACCGGATTCGCTGACCCAGTTGTGGACGGCGCGCAGTGGGGAGACCACCCGGCCGCTGGTCGTCGGCGGCGCCGTCGTCACCGGGGACGGCCAGGCGATGCAGGGCCGCGAGCCCGCCACCGGCGACGTCGTGTGGAGTTACGCCCGCGATCTGGATCTCTGCGGTGTCACGTGGGTCTACAACTACGCGGTGGCCGTCTATCCGGATGCGCGCGGGTGCGGCCAGGTCAGCACCGTGGACGCGAAGACGGGGCGACGCGGCCCGGCGCGCACCAGCTACGCCGACCGCCACGTCACGCTGTCCGGTGACGGCAGCACAGTCCTCTCGCAGGGCGAGACCCGTCTGGAGATGTGGCGTTCGGACATGGTCCGCATGCTCAGCTACGGTGCCCTCGACGCACCGATCAAGCCCGGCGTGCCCGCCACTCCGCTGTGCCGATTCGTGTCCGCAGGGGCGAGCTCCGACTCGGTGTCGGTGCTGGAGGCCTGCGAATCGCAGGATCTGCGCCTGACCCTGCTGCGCCCATCCGATGAAGAGGACTCCCCCGAGGCGAAGTACGTCCAGCAGACGGGCGTCGCCGACGGGACCGGCGCCCGGGTGGTCGCGGTCAGCGACACCTACACCGCCCTCTACGTCCCGACGCCTAAGCCGAGGCTCGACCTCATCGACGACACCGGTGCGACGGTCGACACCACGATCGTCGACGGTCCGCCGTCGCCGGAGGCGACCATGTCGAAAGCCGGCGACCTGGTGACGTGGTGGACCGGCGACGCGCTGATGGTGTTCTCCGGCAACGACCTTCGATACAAGTACACCGTCGCGGCGACGGGTCCGGACGCGCCGGTGGGTCCCGCGACGATCATGGCCGGCAAGCTCCTGGTGCCGGTCACCACCGGCTACGACGTGTTCGATCCGGAGACGGGTACCGGCGAGAAGCACATCCCGGTGCAGCGACCGCCGGTCGACGGTCCGGTCGTGCCGGCGGTGGCGGGGACGACGGTGCTGGAGCTGCGGGGGGACGACCTCGTCGCGCTCGGCTAA
- a CDS encoding ParA family protein, whose amino-acid sequence MTRVLAVANQKGGVAKTTTVASVGAAMVEQGKKVLLVDLDPQGSLTFSLGHDPDKLPVSVHEVLLGDVEPDVAIVETPEGMSLLPANIDLAGAEAMLLMRAGREHALKRALDKVSAEFDVVIIDCPPSLGVLTLNGLTAADEVVVPLQCETLAHRGVGQFLRTVSDVQAITNPDLKMLGALPTLYDSRTTHSRDVLFDVVDRYGLPVLAPPIPRTVRFAEASASGASVLTGRKNKGAMAYREFADALLKHWKTGKDLATFTPDL is encoded by the coding sequence GTGACTCGGGTACTTGCGGTCGCCAATCAGAAGGGCGGAGTCGCCAAGACGACGACGGTGGCATCGGTCGGCGCGGCGATGGTCGAGCAGGGCAAGAAGGTGTTGCTCGTCGACCTCGACCCCCAGGGTTCGCTGACGTTCTCGCTCGGCCACGACCCGGACAAACTGCCCGTCTCCGTCCACGAAGTGCTGCTCGGAGATGTCGAACCCGACGTCGCGATCGTGGAGACCCCCGAGGGCATGTCGTTGCTGCCGGCCAACATCGATCTCGCGGGTGCCGAGGCGATGCTGCTGATGCGGGCGGGCCGCGAGCATGCCCTCAAGCGGGCGCTGGACAAGGTCAGCGCCGAGTTCGACGTCGTGATCATCGACTGCCCGCCGTCGCTGGGCGTGCTGACGCTCAATGGGCTGACAGCCGCCGACGAGGTCGTGGTCCCGTTGCAGTGCGAGACGCTGGCCCACCGCGGCGTCGGCCAGTTCCTCCGAACGGTGTCCGACGTTCAGGCCATCACCAATCCGGATCTGAAGATGCTGGGCGCGCTGCCCACGCTCTACGACTCGCGCACCACCCACAGCCGTGACGTGCTGTTCGACGTCGTCGACCGCTACGGCCTGCCGGTGCTCGCGCCGCCGATTCCGCGCACGGTGCGATTCGCGGAGGCCAGCGCGTCGGGCGCCTCGGTGCTGACCGGCCGCAAGAACAAGGGGGCGATGGCCTACCGCGAGTTCGCCGACGCGCTGCTCAAGCACTGGAAGACGGGCAAGGATCTCGCCACGTTCACGCCGGACCTTTAG
- a CDS encoding DEAD/DEAH box helicase — MTPVTTHPNPTFAQLGVRDEIVRALAENGIEHAFAIQELTLPLALAGDDLIGQARTGMGKTFAFGVPLLHRITTDTERPLTGIPRALVVVPTRELCIQVYEDLVHASKYLMADDTRKLTVTAIYGGRPYEPQIEALQKGVDVVVGTPGRLLDLAQQGHLQLGGLNVLVLDEADEMLDLGFLPDIERILKQIPAKRQAMLFSATMPDPIITLARTFMTQPTHIRAEGVQGSATHDTTEQFAYRAHALDKVEMVARILQAEGRGATMIFTRTKRTAQKVADELGERGFRVGAVHGDLGQSAREKALKGFRNGDVDVLVATDVAARGIDIDDITHVINFQIPEDEQAYVHRIGRTGRAGKTGIAVTLVDWDELPRWSMIDKALGLDTPDPAETYSNSPHLYDELNIPTEAGGSIGKPARSADKPKREPREPRAERPARDRTRRRTRGGQSVSGHPEGTPDAADTSSSEASDSDSAGDGAPRPARRRRRRRPNKASTAGTAAGTSAGTN; from the coding sequence ATGACTCCGGTTACCACACACCCCAATCCCACATTCGCCCAGCTCGGAGTGCGTGACGAGATCGTCCGCGCCCTCGCCGAGAACGGCATCGAGCACGCTTTCGCGATCCAGGAGCTGACGCTGCCCCTGGCCCTGGCCGGCGACGACCTCATCGGTCAGGCCCGCACCGGCATGGGCAAGACCTTCGCGTTCGGCGTGCCGCTGCTGCACCGGATCACCACCGACACCGAGCGGCCACTGACCGGCATTCCGCGCGCGCTGGTCGTCGTCCCGACCCGCGAGCTGTGCATCCAGGTCTACGAGGACCTCGTCCACGCGTCGAAGTACCTGATGGCCGACGACACCCGCAAGCTGACGGTCACCGCGATCTACGGTGGCCGCCCCTACGAACCCCAGATCGAGGCCCTGCAGAAGGGCGTCGACGTCGTCGTCGGCACCCCGGGCCGACTGCTCGACCTGGCCCAGCAGGGCCATCTGCAACTCGGTGGGCTCAACGTGCTCGTGCTCGACGAGGCCGACGAGATGCTGGACCTGGGCTTCCTGCCCGACATCGAGCGCATCCTCAAGCAGATCCCGGCCAAGCGCCAGGCCATGCTGTTCTCGGCCACCATGCCGGACCCGATCATCACACTGGCCCGCACGTTCATGACCCAGCCGACGCACATCCGGGCCGAGGGCGTTCAAGGGTCGGCCACCCACGACACCACCGAGCAGTTCGCCTACCGTGCGCACGCGCTCGACAAGGTCGAGATGGTCGCCCGCATCCTGCAGGCCGAGGGCCGCGGCGCCACGATGATCTTCACCCGCACCAAGCGCACCGCCCAGAAGGTCGCCGACGAACTCGGTGAGCGCGGCTTCAGGGTCGGCGCGGTGCACGGTGACCTGGGACAGAGCGCGCGCGAGAAGGCCCTCAAGGGGTTCCGCAACGGTGACGTCGACGTCCTGGTGGCCACCGACGTGGCGGCGCGCGGTATCGACATCGACGACATCACCCACGTGATCAACTTCCAGATCCCCGAGGACGAGCAGGCCTACGTGCACCGCATCGGCCGCACGGGTCGTGCCGGCAAGACCGGCATCGCGGTGACGCTCGTCGACTGGGACGAGCTGCCGCGCTGGTCCATGATCGACAAGGCGCTGGGGCTCGACACGCCCGATCCCGCCGAGACGTACTCCAACTCTCCGCACCTGTACGACGAGCTCAACATCCCGACCGAGGCCGGCGGCTCCATCGGTAAGCCGGCGCGCTCGGCGGACAAGCCCAAGCGTGAGCCGCGGGAACCCCGCGCCGAGCGGCCGGCACGCGACCGCACCCGGCGCCGTACCCGTGGCGGCCAGTCGGTCAGCGGCCACCCCGAGGGCACTCCCGACGCCGCGGACACATCCTCGTCAGAGGCTTCGGATTCCGACAGCGCAGGCGACGGCGCACCCCGTCCCGCCCGCCGGCGTCGCCGTCGCCGCCCCAACAAGGCCTCAACTGCAGGGACGGCCGCAGGGACGTCCGCGGGCACCAACTAA
- a CDS encoding TetR/AcrR family transcriptional regulator yields MSELAKTAPRRGGQPANGTGSSGAARRGNRLPRDERRGQLLAAASEVFVDRGYHAAGMDEIADRAGVSKPVLYQHFSSKVELYLAVLQRHVDNLVSGVRQALRTTTDNRQRVRAAVQAFFDFIEHDSQGYRLIFENDYVTEPQVAAQVKVATESCTDAVFDLISHDSGLEPHRARMIAVGLVSISVDSARYWLNNERPIDKDDAVEGTVQFIWGGLSHVPLTRS; encoded by the coding sequence ATGAGCGAACTCGCCAAGACGGCGCCGCGGCGAGGGGGCCAGCCGGCGAACGGCACCGGCTCCTCCGGTGCGGCCCGACGTGGCAACCGTCTGCCGCGCGACGAGCGCCGGGGTCAGCTGCTGGCCGCGGCGAGCGAAGTGTTCGTCGACCGCGGCTACCACGCCGCAGGCATGGACGAGATCGCCGACCGTGCGGGTGTCAGCAAACCGGTTCTCTACCAACACTTCTCCTCGAAGGTCGAGCTCTACCTGGCGGTGCTGCAGCGTCACGTCGACAATCTGGTCTCCGGGGTGCGCCAGGCACTGCGGACCACGACCGACAACCGCCAGCGTGTGCGCGCCGCCGTGCAGGCGTTCTTCGACTTCATCGAGCATGACAGCCAGGGTTACCGGCTGATCTTCGAGAACGACTATGTGACCGAGCCGCAGGTCGCCGCCCAGGTCAAGGTCGCCACCGAGTCCTGCACGGACGCGGTGTTCGACCTGATCAGCCACGACTCCGGCCTGGAACCCCACCGGGCCCGCATGATCGCGGTCGGCCTGGTCAGCATCAGCGTCGACTCGGCGCGGTACTGGCTCAACAACGAGCGCCCCATCGACAAGGACGACGCCGTCGAGGGCACCGTGCAGTTCATCTGGGGCGGGCTGTCCCACGTGCCGCTGACACGGTCCTAG
- a CDS encoding DUF3152 domain-containing protein, whose protein sequence is MTYDPGRGRVPVLRDEWREPLRAQRDPLAEHPGRVRSNRDEHRRWRKQTWIGRFVSTYGWRAYALPLLVVLTAVVIYQTITGTSAPQAVEDEGPVQGPPTIGVPSTSIVGAPPKGLTEFDANLPTGILPQGGPFTEAGAGTWHIVPGALPQVGQGTTKVFTYTVEVEDGVDTTTFGGDEGFARMVSETLANPKSWTHNAQFGFTRVDAAAGVVPDFRVSLTSPMTIRQGCGYDIQLEASCYNPAFGGQPRVFINEARWVRGAVPFQGDIGSYRQYVINHEVGHAIGYQRHEQCTENGALAPIMMQQTFSTNNNDAARFDPGTVTPDGLSCRFNPWPYPIA, encoded by the coding sequence GTGACCTACGACCCGGGGCGCGGTCGCGTGCCGGTGCTGCGCGACGAATGGCGAGAGCCGCTTCGCGCGCAACGCGACCCGCTGGCAGAGCACCCGGGACGGGTGCGCTCCAACCGGGATGAGCACAGGCGCTGGCGCAAACAGACCTGGATCGGTCGCTTCGTCTCCACCTACGGGTGGCGGGCCTACGCGTTGCCTCTGCTGGTGGTGCTCACCGCGGTCGTGATCTACCAGACCATCACCGGCACGAGCGCGCCGCAGGCGGTCGAGGACGAGGGCCCGGTTCAGGGCCCGCCGACCATCGGGGTTCCGAGCACGTCCATCGTCGGCGCGCCGCCCAAGGGCCTGACCGAGTTCGACGCGAACCTGCCGACCGGGATCCTGCCGCAGGGCGGCCCGTTCACCGAAGCCGGCGCAGGCACCTGGCACATCGTCCCCGGCGCACTTCCTCAGGTCGGCCAGGGCACCACCAAGGTCTTCACCTACACCGTCGAGGTCGAGGACGGCGTCGACACCACGACCTTCGGCGGCGACGAGGGCTTCGCACGGATGGTCAGCGAGACCCTGGCCAATCCGAAGAGCTGGACCCACAACGCGCAGTTCGGGTTCACCCGCGTCGACGCCGCCGCCGGCGTCGTCCCCGACTTCCGGGTGTCGCTCACCTCGCCGATGACGATCCGCCAGGGCTGCGGCTACGACATCCAGCTCGAGGCGTCCTGCTACAACCCCGCGTTCGGCGGCCAGCCCCGGGTGTTCATCAACGAGGCGCGGTGGGTGCGCGGCGCGGTCCCGTTCCAGGGCGACATCGGGTCCTACCGGCAGTATGTGATCAACCACGAGGTTGGACACGCCATCGGCTACCAGCGCCACGAGCAGTGCACGGAGAACGGCGCCCTCGCGCCGATCATGATGCAGCAGACGTTCTCCACCAACAACAACGACGCGGCCAGGTTCGACCCCGGCACGGTCACCCCGGACGGCCTGTCCTGCCGCTTCAACCCGTGGCCGTACCCGATCGCCTGA
- a CDS encoding DUF3107 domain-containing protein, with protein sequence MEVKIGVTDSPRELVFASAQTPAEVEKLVADALSGEPGVLGLTDEKGRRFLVQSTRIAYVEIGAADSRRVGFGVGAVGSEAV encoded by the coding sequence GTGGAGGTCAAGATCGGTGTCACCGACAGCCCGCGCGAGCTGGTTTTCGCCAGCGCGCAGACGCCGGCCGAGGTGGAGAAGTTGGTGGCCGACGCGCTGAGCGGCGAGCCCGGCGTCCTGGGTCTCACCGACGAGAAGGGGCGGCGTTTCCTCGTGCAGTCCACGCGGATCGCCTATGTCGAGATCGGTGCCGCGGATTCCCGCCGGGTCGGGTTCGGCGTCGGCGCCGTCGGCTCAGAGGCCGTATAA
- a CDS encoding ferritin-like fold-containing protein, whose protein sequence is MNSTPSEAAASAPTGELGDLSGHADAPPISLDHAGITELFALLAYGEVAAFYRLAEEARMAPNLSGRINMAAMAAAEMQHYEVLRDALGRRGVDVVPAMTRYASALENYHRLTTPSTWLEALVKTYVGDAMAADFYLQIADVMPDEAAEVVRSVLAETGHSQFVVAEVRAAVTASDRQRHRLALWSRRLLGEAITQAQFVMADHDELVDLVMAGGGLSQMTEFFDRLQNTHNARMQELGLG, encoded by the coding sequence ATGAATTCGACGCCGTCTGAGGCTGCTGCGTCCGCCCCGACGGGCGAGCTGGGGGACCTGTCCGGGCACGCTGACGCGCCGCCGATCTCTCTCGATCACGCGGGCATCACCGAACTGTTCGCACTGCTCGCCTACGGCGAGGTCGCGGCCTTCTACCGCCTCGCCGAAGAGGCCAGGATGGCGCCCAATCTCAGCGGTCGTATCAACATGGCCGCGATGGCGGCCGCGGAGATGCAGCACTACGAGGTGCTCCGCGACGCGCTCGGGCGCCGCGGCGTCGATGTGGTTCCGGCGATGACCCGCTACGCGTCCGCACTGGAGAACTACCACCGCCTGACCACGCCCAGCACCTGGCTGGAGGCACTCGTCAAAACCTACGTGGGTGACGCGATGGCCGCGGACTTCTATCTGCAGATCGCCGATGTGATGCCCGACGAGGCCGCCGAGGTGGTGCGGTCGGTGCTCGCGGAGACCGGGCACTCTCAGTTCGTCGTCGCCGAGGTCCGCGCCGCGGTGACGGCCAGCGACCGGCAGCGGCACCGCCTGGCGCTGTGGTCGCGCCGCCTGCTCGGTGAGGCGATCACGCAGGCCCAGTTCGTGATGGCCGACCACGATGAGCTCGTCGATCTGGTGATGGCAGGCGGTGGCCTGTCGCAGATGACCGAGTTCTTCGACCGTCTGCAGAACACCCACAACGCCCGGATGCAGGAGCTCGGGCTGGGCTGA
- a CDS encoding diacylglycerol/lipid kinase family protein: MRAVLIVNPNATSTTPAGRDLLAHALESRVELSVVHTDHRGHAIEIAQDAARGGVDVVIVHGGDGTVNEVVNGIVGQCGPGNPAPAVGVVPGGSANVFARALGISPDPIEATNQLVDLLGAFRRGGSWRRIGLMDCGERWGVFTAGMGVDGDVVAAVEAQRAKGRKVTASRYIRVAVREMLAATRKEPQLTLHLPGREPVGGVHFAFVSNSSPWTYANSRPVWTNPDTTFETGLGVFATTSMNIWANLGLARQMNSRKPRLDAKHLIRDDDLAWVEVTSDTPVACQIDGDFLGPRDRMRFTAVPGALQVVAPPARMGR, encoded by the coding sequence GTGCGTGCCGTGCTGATCGTGAACCCCAATGCGACGTCGACGACGCCGGCGGGCCGAGACCTGCTGGCGCACGCGCTGGAAAGCCGCGTCGAGCTGTCGGTGGTGCACACCGACCACCGCGGCCACGCGATCGAGATCGCGCAGGACGCCGCCCGCGGGGGTGTCGACGTGGTCATCGTGCACGGCGGTGACGGCACCGTGAACGAGGTCGTCAACGGCATCGTCGGGCAGTGCGGCCCGGGCAATCCCGCCCCCGCGGTCGGGGTGGTTCCCGGCGGATCGGCCAACGTGTTCGCCCGCGCGCTGGGCATCAGCCCGGACCCGATCGAGGCCACCAATCAGCTCGTCGACCTGCTCGGCGCCTTCCGGCGCGGAGGATCGTGGCGGCGTATCGGCTTGATGGACTGCGGCGAACGCTGGGGTGTCTTCACCGCGGGCATGGGCGTCGACGGCGACGTGGTGGCCGCCGTCGAGGCGCAGCGCGCCAAGGGCCGCAAGGTCACCGCATCGCGCTACATCCGCGTCGCAGTCCGCGAGATGCTGGCCGCGACCCGCAAGGAGCCGCAGCTGACGCTGCACCTCCCCGGCCGGGAGCCCGTCGGCGGGGTGCATTTCGCCTTCGTGTCCAACTCCAGCCCGTGGACGTACGCAAATTCGCGTCCGGTGTGGACGAACCCCGACACCACCTTCGAGACGGGCCTGGGTGTCTTTGCGACGACGAGCATGAACATCTGGGCCAACCTGGGACTGGCGCGGCAGATGAACTCCCGCAAGCCCCGACTGGACGCCAAACACCTGATCCGTGACGACGACCTCGCCTGGGTCGAGGTGACCAGCGACACCCCGGTCGCATGCCAGATCGACGGAGATTTCCTCGGGCCTCGCGACAGGATGCGTTTCACCGCCGTGCCCGGCGCTCTGCAGGTGGTCGCGCCACCGGCGAGAATGGGGCGCTGA
- a CDS encoding GNAT family N-acetyltransferase, with product MSRRGERSDGGNICIRAVRPGDEAELTAMIHELAEFEHAAEECTVTESRLAQALFGPDPAVYGHIVEVDGQAAATALWFRNYSTWDGVAGIYLEDLFVRPQFRRRGLGRKLLATLARECVDNGYSRLSWAVLDWNANAIALYDGVGGKPQTEWITYRVSGPGLSELASRDVPGSGS from the coding sequence ATGAGCAGGCGGGGCGAGCGAAGCGACGGGGGAAACATCTGCATCCGTGCCGTCCGCCCCGGCGACGAGGCGGAACTGACGGCGATGATCCACGAGCTCGCCGAGTTCGAGCACGCCGCCGAGGAATGCACCGTCACCGAAAGTCGGCTTGCGCAAGCGCTTTTCGGTCCCGATCCGGCGGTGTACGGGCACATCGTCGAGGTCGACGGACAGGCTGCCGCGACCGCGCTGTGGTTCCGCAACTACTCGACGTGGGACGGCGTGGCCGGGATCTACCTGGAAGACCTGTTCGTGCGCCCGCAGTTCCGCAGGCGCGGCCTCGGGCGCAAGCTGCTCGCCACCCTCGCGCGCGAGTGCGTCGACAACGGTTACTCGCGGCTCAGCTGGGCGGTCCTGGACTGGAACGCCAACGCGATCGCGCTCTACGACGGTGTCGGCGGGAAGCCGCAGACCGAATGGATCACCTACCGGGTGTCGGGGCCCGGCCTGTCGGAGCTGGCCTCCCGCGACGTGCCCGGGTCGGGTTCCTGA
- a CDS encoding acid phosphatase: MGLLQHRLILLRHGETEWSKSGKHTSSTELELTEHGRAQARAAADTLKQMELDDPYVVSSPRVRATTTADLAGLTVDEVSPLVSEWDYGDYEGTTTADIRKAVPNWLVWTHGCPGGETSAQVCARADQAIDVALGHMESRDVVFVGHGHFSRAVITRWIEQPVYEGIRFAMPAASIAVCGFEHGVRQLSALAQTGLPNPAVST, encoded by the coding sequence GTGGGCCTCCTGCAGCACCGTCTGATCCTGCTCCGCCACGGTGAGACGGAATGGTCGAAATCGGGCAAGCATACGAGCAGTACCGAACTTGAGCTCACCGAGCATGGCCGGGCACAGGCCCGGGCCGCGGCAGACACGCTGAAGCAGATGGAACTCGACGATCCCTACGTGGTGAGCAGCCCGCGGGTGCGCGCCACCACGACCGCCGATCTCGCCGGCCTGACCGTGGACGAGGTCAGCCCGCTGGTGAGCGAATGGGATTACGGCGACTACGAGGGCACCACCACCGCCGACATCCGTAAGGCCGTGCCGAACTGGCTGGTCTGGACCCACGGATGCCCGGGCGGCGAGACCTCGGCGCAGGTGTGTGCGCGGGCCGATCAGGCCATCGACGTTGCGCTGGGGCACATGGAGTCGCGCGATGTGGTCTTCGTCGGGCATGGGCATTTCTCCCGCGCCGTCATCACCCGCTGGATCGAGCAGCCCGTCTACGAGGGCATCCGGTTCGCGATGCCCGCGGCGTCGATCGCGGTGTGCGGCTTCGAGCACGGTGTGCGCCAGCTCAGTGCGCTGGCCCAGACCGGTCTGCCCAACCCGGCCGTGTCGACGTGA